The genomic region GCCCAGCGATGCCGAACTCCGGATCGCCCAGGCGCAGTTGGTGGGGTGGCTGGAGGGGCTGTTCCACGGCATCCAAACCGCGATGTTCGCTCAGCAGATGGCCGCCCGGGCGCAGTTCGAGGAGATGCGTCGGCGCGCCGCTATCGGTTCCGGCATGGATCCCGACGACGGCGGCCCAGTCCCACCCGGCCAAGGCGCCGGCCACAGCGGCCCGTATTTGTAACGCCAACGCTCAGCGGGTAACCCCTGTTCCACTTTGCTACCGCAACACCCCGGGCGCGTGCCCTAACGGGCCGCGCCTACGGGGTGTTGCGGTAGCAAAGTCCGAATGGGGTTCCCGGGCGGCAGGTTCGCCGGGTCATTAGGCTCGGGGGGTGATTGATCTGAAGGTTCTGCGCGACGATCCGGACCGAGCACGCGCATCGCAGGAGGCTCGTGGCGAGGACCCCACGCTCGTGGATGCGGCCCTGGCTGCCGACCAGGCCCGCCGGGCTGCCGCTGGAGCGTTCGATGACCTTCGCGCCGACCAGAAGCGCCTCGGCAAGCAGATCGGCCCGCTGCAGGGCAAGCTGCGCAAGGCCGACAACGACGGTCAGAAACGCGAGATCCTGGTCGAACTCGACGCCCTCATGGAGCAGGCCGCCACCATGAGCGAGGCCGTCAAGGACGCCGAAGTTGCCCAGCGAAGTGCCGATGCGCAGGCAACCGAGGCCGTCGCCGCGCTATCGAACCTGATTGATACCCGCGCACCCGTCGGTGGCGAGGAGGACTTCGAGCTCGTCGAAACCGTCGGCACTCCACGCGACTTTGCGGCAGAGGGGTTCCAGCCGCTCGACCACGTCGAGCTCGGCCAACTCCTCGGGGCTATCGACATCGAACGCGGCGCAAAGGTCTCGGGCAGCCGCTTCTACTACCTGACCGGGGTCGGCGCGGAACTTGAGTTCGCGCTGTTGGGTTTGGCGATGAAGCTCGCCACCGGCAACGGCCTGATCCCGATGATCCCGCCCGCGTTGGTCAAGCCCGCCGCGATGGAAGGGACCGGGTTCCTGGGCCAGGCTGCCGAGAACGTCTACCGGCTAGAGGCCGACGACATGTATCTGGTCGGAACGGCCGAGGTCCCGCTCGCGGCGTACCACATGGACGAGGTGCTCGACGCGTCCTCGTTGCCGCTGCGCTACGTCGGGTATTCGCCGTGCTTCCGCCGCGAGGCCGGGTCGCACGGCAAGGACACCCGCGGAATCTTCCGGGTCCACTGGTTCGACAAGGTTGAGATGTTCTCGTTCTGCCAACCGGAGGAGGCCGACGCCGAGCACCTGCGGCTGCTGGCCTGGGAGCGGGAATTCCTCGACGCGCTTGAGCTCCCGTACCGAGTCATCGATGTCGCGTCCGGCGATCTCGGCGCCAGCGCGGCCCGCAAGTTCGATTGCGAGGCGTGGGTCCCGACCCAGCAGCGCTACCGGGAGGTCACCT from Candidatus Nanopelagicales bacterium harbors:
- the serS gene encoding serine--tRNA ligase, which translates into the protein MIDLKVLRDDPDRARASQEARGEDPTLVDAALAADQARRAAAGAFDDLRADQKRLGKQIGPLQGKLRKADNDGQKREILVELDALMEQAATMSEAVKDAEVAQRSADAQATEAVAALSNLIDTRAPVGGEEDFELVETVGTPRDFAAEGFQPLDHVELGQLLGAIDIERGAKVSGSRFYYLTGVGAELEFALLGLAMKLATGNGLIPMIPPALVKPAAMEGTGFLGQAAENVYRLEADDMYLVGTAEVPLAAYHMDEVLDASSLPLRYVGYSPCFRREAGSHGKDTRGIFRVHWFDKVEMFSFCQPEEADAEHLRLLAWEREFLDALELPYRVIDVASGDLGASAARKFDCEAWVPTQQRYREVTSTSNCTSFQSRRLRIRTRDGDGVAPVATLNGTLCAMTRIIVALLENHQQADGSVRVPAALQPFLGGRAELANN